TCATGTATCTTAAACATTCAGGACCCTGCTCCCAGGCATCAGGTTAAATAATCAGACTGATATTCAAAAAGTCATGCAATATATTTGAAATTCACTCTTGCAGGCTGCACAGACTCCAGGCATATCTTTACTTTCTACTATATCCTATTTTAAGCACTCAAGAGGAAATGAAATGCTAGACCAATGCAATATGAAAGGTTAATTTCAGTGAGCTGAAACAATAACCAGTGTGGCCAGTATGCATTCAagtaataaaaactgaaatccTGTGTCTAGAAAATTATCTTGTGTTGTAGATGAATATTCTGCAGCCTGCCAAACTGTAATAATATACATACATTAATCTGGCAGTGAGTATGAGCTGGCTGCAGACATGTATTTGGCACTGAGTTTGTTATTTAACTGGGAGATGGAATTGAAcctgaaaaggaaggaagggcaTGACGCACATTCCTCTGCTCTATCAAATTGTAGTTCAGAGCCAATTTGGATACAAATAAGAATTGATAAAGCTAGATTTGTCTGCTGAGAATGAGGAAAGCATAGGGTGACTGAATAGGAAGCTAAGGCCAAAATATGAACTGATTAAAAAGTATGGGCTGAACTGTTTATGAAAGTGGGATTAAATACAGAGTTCTTTATTGCCAGAGGACAAAAATGTGAATAgtaaaatgaagatgaaaagaaCCTTTTTGGGGCGTGGGGAGATACTGGTCTTGCCAAGCACgtttttaaattgtgaaaaGCTAATGCTTTTGTTCTCTGTAGGAGATGGATTCAAGTGTGTGTTCTGTGTGCAGGGTAACACACCAGGGTATAGTAAAGAATGAGTCAATAGGATTATGGAGCAGGGAAGATGTGGTTCACCAAAAGGAGTACATATTTCTTTCAGGGTGTCATCCCAAGAATATTGTGTAACTTCTGAGAAATTCCTGACCTAGATTTTACTGTCTtgggtgtttttatttttgttgttcaaGTATTGTTTGAATAACAGTGAAAGTTTTGTGCAACATCTGAGGGGGACAAAACAACAACCCTCAATAAAGGGAGAAAAGTTTTTGGGAAAATCCTTGTAAGCTGTGTGGTTGAGATCCTCAGAGATGGGATCCTCTTGTGTCTAAGGAGAAgagtgggaaggaaggaacatACATGACTTTCATCATGTTTTATACTCCAGAGCCAGGGGTAGTTGAGGGATAGTTCTAATCCCTGACTCAGAGTAAGTTACAGTAACTTCGAGGTTGTTCTGATTTGCTGTAGCAATGCAGTGGAGCATACAGGATGTCTGGGATTTGCAGAGTGCCCTGTTCTACctgagaaagcaaaaccaggacagttttATGCCTTCTGGTGATTTCCTAAGGCTGTGAACAGCAAAAGTGTTTTGATCTGCAAGGACATGCTGTTCAGTACACTCGCAGGAAAGGGATATATAAGTATTCCCCAGATCTTTCTCTTCAGCAGACTTCGATCTCAAATTACCCAATTTTTGTGCCCTTCTATATCTCAGACATCGGAATGCAGCATAAGCCGCACAATATTATGCTACTTTaattaaatacaatggaacaAAATGTTGTTAATAATAAGCAGTCGTGAGGTTTTGTTTAAGCACATGTCCAGTTGCTCACTGAAACAGATAAGAAATTGCAACTATGTTTCCTGTAATTTATTAGATGtgtcagaataaaaataacagctaaGATAATGGCACTATACATTTTGCTtcttcatttgcaaaatgcttcaTGATCCTTTTATATGCCCAAacaatttctgttaaaaattgAGATTCTAATTGTTCAGCATTTCTCTAAATTCTGACCTAGACATGAAACACAACTGgcataaaaaataatacctCTTTTTGTAGCTGCCTCACTTCAAGCAAGCACAAATGTTGATTGAAAatcttaaattttctttagtCACAGATTAAATGAATATGGTTTAGTTATTTGAACTAACCTGAAAAGCTGCACTTTCAAACCTGACCCAGAGCCTGTTAAGTCAGTCGTTCTATTTAATTCACTGCCATTGGAGTGAATTAGGCCCCCTCTGTTTAATTATCCCAACTACCGGCAATGTTGATTGGATGATATCTGATCTCATTCTCCAAAAGAAGGATTTTTGGCAAGGAGTCTTCCCTTGTTAAAATCAGATACTGCACATGTTTAACACCTCTGGGATCCTGCTGTCTTTTTGTTGGGATCACCAATagaggaaatattttcccttaatTAAGATGTGAAAAACACTGATAAGGTCACCTTGTCGTGGTGGTGAGATTTGTCATTACTTTGTAGTAGAAAATAATGGAACTCCCTCTGGGATCAGTGTGCCTGATTTAAAATAGAGGATAAAGTGATATTGGAAAGACTAACTTACAAAGTGAAATCAAATGGTTGAAGAGAACTATATAACCTGCATTCCTGAGCTATTTATTTTTGATGCTGAATGGTAATAGCAGAATTGTCCTGTAGGGCGGGACAGTTTTTATTGATAAAAATTGCAGAACCTTAGTATGGGTGATTCATTaaattttactgtgttttataATAGAACATTGCTAatatacaattttaatttcataaaagaattttaaaacctaGAAAAGCATACAGGTTCGTTCTTATTCTTAAGGATTGTTTTAATAATGAGCTGTCAGTGTaaactttttccatttaataCTGTGAGAAACATGCTGTACTTTTAGTTATGTTTCATCACATTTGCTCTTGATTCAAAAAATTGGGCAGAACGTCATGCAAATTTTTAACACATGGGAACTTTGTGATCTTGACAACAAAGCAGCTTCAAGGggtttgtgttgttttattACTTTAGACTGAACTGCAATGTGTGAAATGTGAAGCTTTTATAAAAATTGAAGAcaagaaattacttcagttcCCTGGCATAGATACAACTAAAAATTTCTGGAAATataaatcaagaaaacaaaatcttcatCTTAATTTCATCCTCTCTTTAAAGCTGTAAAAAATGTAACACGGAACTTCACTGTTGGCCTGAGTTTGTGTTTGTGCTTCAGAATGGTGACATCTATTTGGGAGCACTCATAAATCTGTCAGACCTGCACAGCAGAGCAACACACAGTGTTGTTGCCTTGGACTTTTGGCAGCATTCAAGAAAGCGGGGGAATCAAGACTTGTTTGTTTTGCTATGTTGTTTTCCCTGCCAACAGCTTCTAAATGCTAATATGCCAGagaactgaagtaattttattattcATGACTGTTGATTTTTGGCCTTATAAAATGTTTATGAATTTTGTACACATTTAATAGTTGTAACCcctctctctgtttttaaagataaaaaatataCATTCCAGACCTTTGTTATCTTACTTAAATGGCATTAGAGTGTGGCCTTTCTCTAGGATGAATAAAAGCAGCGTTGTCCTTTAAAACACCACATTAATCCTCTCTTCTTCCAAATAAAAGGTGTGTTTGAGTCCATGCCTGTTCAGAAACGCCTCAGATATGAAAATTTTATCTGGTTTGTGTCTAACTGGTTTTAATTATACTTTTGAACAGAAACTGCCTTATTGTCCTGAACCTGTATTTATAGGAGTTTCACCAGTTTACTTCAGTAAGAACTTCAGTAAGAACTAAGGTTCGGTAGGAAAAGGTAGGCAGATCCTTGTCTACTATTGATGATATCAGTTCAGTCATTTCATAGTTATTACAATCTATCAAGCTGTTAGCTTGAGTTAGAGGGCATAATGTTCTATGTAATGTATTAAAGCTACATACACAGCAACCTCTTCAGTTGGGAAGaagcagtgctgcacagcatAGTGGATTTCTGTGTAGCACGACTGGAAGACAAACCTGACCTTGTGGCAAATTCATTGTGTatgtggaaattaaaaaaggCTCTAAAGTTTATCCTGTGCTTGAACTATCTTGAAGTCATCATGGTTTCCCTTGTTCTTGCTATGAAAGACAAGGATTTTCAAAAAACTGTCAGTACAGATTCTTTCCAGATGTTAAGGAAACTGCTTCAAGTTAAATGGACCTAAATAGCAAGTGATGATTTTTACTTATTCTTTTCATTATgtcaaaatgacaaaaagacTTACCAGTTCCTCGTAATTCGATGGTAATTTGTAATTATATGAATAAGGAAACAGTAGCAGCTGGGAATAGGAGTGAACTGTCAAGTATGCCTTGATTGTAGAAAGATGTTCACGAATAAAATCAGCCAAAGCCTTGGTCTCCTTTTCAGACTCAGGTGCAGAGCCACAGTAGGTGGAATCACAGGGGTTTTTTGAGGCCCCAACAGCTGGGAAGAAAGGTGAATTTAGTtagtatttaatgaaaaaagttgGTTGTTAGGAGAGTCATGTTAAACTGCTTTTGTAGATAAGCCTTGGAAATCGTAGTGACACACATGCTGTATCAGAGAAGAGAATGTTTTATTGCATAGTTAAAACACTGGGCAACATGACATAGCATTAAATAAATATGCCCTCTGCAGTGTGCATAGTTGGAAGAACGTGAGTATTGATGTAAAGTCCTATGTTATGTGACTTGGGATACCGATTTGCTTCAGTACTTCACAGCCTGCTCCTTGCGTATCTCCTCTGTTTCTAGGATGCTTCCAGGAAACAGCCAAGTGGAAACCACTCGAGAGACCCCTCTCCCCATAGTGAAACCAACCAAAAGGAAACTCTTTTGGCTTCTTTTCTGAACTCaaagaagtgtgtgtgtgtgtatatatatgtgtatacatcTGTGTAAGTGTATATAAGTATAAGTGTATGTAAGTATATATaagtgtatatgtgtgtatatacatgcatgtatgtgtgtgtatatatatgttcaTAGAAGTAGCCATACCAATGACACTAGTCTGTTTTTTGCCCAAAACAGCTCCAAGAATTGAACACCAGCTACTCCACAATGCTATACTGGCGGTCTTGACTCAAGCTTGAGCTGGACCAACCATCAGGTAGGGAAAATCCATAATTAAGTGTTTTGGCTATTACATGTCTGTATGATCACTTATAGATACTGTTAGGAGACACTTACTGCACCAGCCAGCATTAAAATTCCTGTTGGGATCTGTACCAATGCAACGCCTACCAGCATTTTTAGAACGTGTCTTTCTCCACATGCGGTCCTGAAATAGAATGGTGAAACATAGATCAAAACTAAGAGAAAGATCTAACGGTTGGCTTTTCCAGCAATACTCTTCTTGAGAAAGAAGAACGTACTTACATTTGTCCAAGTGTAAACGTAACCATCAATGTTAAAAACAGGCAAAACATAGAAGTCCAATCTGTTGAGAAGTGTGGTCATGACAGGATCTTTTCCATAGGTCTTAACAGCCTAGTTggagaaaagtagaaaaagctGATGATGCCTTCAGAGATCTGTATCTCCAGTGTGTATTTAAAGGCCTGGGTCTGGATCAGGAATTAGTGAATGGGGTGGGCAAAGTCATCCAGGTCACTCCATCACATGAGATGACAGCTTTGTGAAATGGGGTGGGCAAAGTCATCCAGGTCACTCCATCACATGAGATGACAGCTTTGTGAAATTACATATACTTAGACAACTCACAGTGACCCAAACCACATTGCTGTTTGTTAGAAAGTCATCTCATTCTGGTAGATATTATATGGTGAAGCAATGTTGATTTTGAAGAGGATAATAAATCACTGAAAAGAGATTTCCATCAACTAGCTTCTTGTTTACAGAGAGCAAAGTTCCTGTCCATATGTTCTCCCTACATTCTGTCACCTTAAAGGTTTGGGTTTAATTtatgcaagaaggaaaaatcattatattattcccattttttaaatttgtttttcagagaaatgtcATCAATGACCGATTATAGACAATAGTTCCAAAATACATCCTTACACATTTCCAGTCATAATGCTGTGGACGCACATATTCATAGGGAGGCAGATTTTCCCCTGCACTTTTCCAGACATATATATTGAATAACAGACATAAGAACTGCTTCCATAAACCTGTATATCCTGATTGTTCATAGCCTGGCAGTTTGTATGTTTGTTCACAGATACGTATCAGTGTCAAGGGAGCATGCAACGATCATGGGAATTTGCTCTAAGTATGTTGCAGCCATGCTTCCTTTACATGGACATGAAGGATAACACAGGGAGCAATGCAATGGAGAAAGGCATCTTTTGTCCTGTAACTAGCAAGTGGGAAGGTTGTGTTTAGAATCTAGAAGAGCAGTTTCAGATCACTAGAACTTACTGTTTcctggttttttgttgggtttttttttttatgcttggGTTGTTctgttgttggttggttttttttgtttgtttggttttttttttgagatacaTATAACAATCCATGTTGCTTGTGTTTTTCtctagttttgcttttcttttatgtcTAGAAGCAATCCCAGGTGAACCGCTGATGACACTTAGAGGACtatgcttttaaaacacttctgcCTGTCCACACTTGGATCTATTGAGCAGAGCCCACTGCTGGTGTCAGGTATACCCATGAGTTAAGTGACCAGACAGTGAAAATGACAGCTGTAGTGACGTGAATTGCTAAGAGAAAAATGGTAGCACATACTGTCTGCAGCCTTATTAGGAGATAATGAAATCACATTCCCATTGACTCCACTGAGATGTCACTTCCAATTTCCCCTCCTTCCTACGCAAAACCACATGGCTGTCTGATAAAACAGATTATACTTGCCACCGATGGCTCTGCCAGCATGGCTCACTCACATACTTTGGCTTTCCTTTACTTGGGTTTTAAATTCCAGCTGAtgcctctggttttgttttggttggagttttttgctgttgtttggatttgttttgttttgttgattgTTTTCATCTTCAAGCAGGAATTCTTACAAAATTTGGGATTAAATCAATGAGTCATTCTGCTAAACTGAATGATCTTCCCCTGCTGAGGGGGAATATACCTCTTCTCTGTAGAGAAGACTATGCAGCATTTGATTGGTCCCACCTGCTTTGTATTGATggtgaggagaaggaaaagacaaaggAGATAAAATTGTTTAATTCAAGGCCTAAAGTATCCCAGCTTGAAGTGAAGCTAGTTTTACCTGTGCAGCTCTTTCCTCAATATAGTTTAATGTTTTAGAAACTATTCCATACAATTTGAAGTGGAAGCTCAAAGGGGTGTATATGCATTTCACTCTTCCTGAGTGGAGTTCAGGGAGCTTCATCTATAGTCTTCCTTCTCTCTTGGGTACATTTCCTCTGTGCACTCTGTGCTTAGCTGAGGGTAGGTTCCCACCCTGTCTGTTGTGCTGTTGAATTTCCTTATTCCCTACTCCTTACCACTATGTAAAGGACATGACTATGTTTATAGTGTTACTAGACTTGTTTGCTTATCTCTCACCTTTCTCTGGCTACAGGTGTAAAAAGGAGTTTATAGACTGGTAATAACCTTTGCAGTGGTCAGTCCCTCTTACACGTGCTTTTACATAGTCTTAAGCTGCTGAAAGATTGCAGGTCCAACCACTAAGATCTGGTTTAACTAGTTACACCCTCACCACCTGAGGTGAGAGAAGGAATGTGCAGACAGGTATTTAGAGGTAAAAAAGCAATCTGCAGTGACCTCAGCTTTTGCTGCTCACTAAGATTTTCTTAAACATAGTTGCaatttgtaagattttttttatcattaagcTTACTGACTTCTTTCACAAACCACTGGCAGAAAGCAGGGGAGATCCACTCTCTTGCATGGAAACCACAATCCATAAAGATGGCTTTCTTATTTGGATGACTTTTTCCCATCTAGgtaaaaagacaagaaagaaaacaggtcttgaacaaaataatttgtattcaGAACAAGTCAGCTTGCTGACCTAACCAGTCAAACTTTATACAAATACAGCATTCCTTGATTAAATGGAAATCTATAGAGTGTTCTCAGCTGTAGCTGACCATGATATTCAAGCTAAAATAACAAACTtctaataatttcatttttattaatgtaGATAagctcccccccatcccctccaattatttcattattctgCAGTGTTGATTTATTTCCTGTAGTGTTTCTTAAAAGCTGATCTTGTTTGCTTCAATAATGTATTATTGTAAATGCTTATGCAATTTTGGGCACGTAATCTTTATCCTTTTGCCTTTATTTGAGGCATTGTATCTACTATATTTGTAAGACTTATGCTAAAAAAATTGCCagggtttaaccccagccagcaactaagcaccacacagccacttgctcactgtCGGCCCCCAGCAGGATGAGGGGGAagaactggaagggtaaaagaGAGAAACCTCATGGGTTTGGATAGGAACAgttaaataattgaaataataacaacaacaacaataataatatcaaagaaataaaacccaagaaagacaaatgatgcaaatgaaaacagttgTTCACCATCaactgaccgatgcccagccagtcagCCAGCAACCGTCCCTCAGCCCACTTTCCCCTTAGTTTATTGCTGAACATAATGCcatatggtacggaatatcgctggggtcagctgccctggctgtgtcccctcctgctCCACTGTCAGGGTGGtatgaggagcagaaaagcccttggctctgtgtgtaagcactgctcatCAGGAACTAAAACATCCTGAAACACGAACGCttcccagcacaaatccaaaacatagccccatactagttactatgaagaaaattaactctaccccagccaaaaccgGCATGAAATTACATATAATGAAGATGCAAATTCGTTGCCTATTGCTAGAAAGACTGACATTTATAGATCTTTTCAGAGTAAATGGGTTTACAAACAACAGATGGAAAGAACATAAAGGTCATTCAAATAGCTCTCGGGAGTGTGGTTGAATTTATATGACTGAACTTCGAATAATTCATTATGCccctttttagaaaaaaaaaccttaaaggttgaaaaaaatcatagaagtAGTGAACAAAATGTATTagattttctgcaaaatgtatAATACTATCTCAGCATCGTTGGTGTTTTAATAGATGTCATACTTTTGTGAAGGTTAATAGAGGAAGTCTGtcacaaagaaatgaaagcacttACTTTGAGAAGGTACATTGGCCGTCCTTCATATGTTTCCCCAATTACACTGCGAGAGACAAGGTCTGGGTTCTGAGCAGCAATATCAGCAGTCCAAGCAGCTATCTGTTTAATAAAGAGGTTAAATTTAATGAATCTCTGTTCCTCAGGTCCAGACTAATTGATTCACAGAATTCAAGCCAGAATGGTCCTTCAGGGCATCTAACTTGACCTAATATTTAATACAGTTTGTAGATTTCCAAGAATTAttgagtgtaccctcagcaaatttgttgatgacaccaagctgtgtggtatgattgacacactggagggaagtgatgccatccagagggatctCACAGGCttgagagctgggcctgtgcaACCTTCaagaagttcaacaaggccatGTGCACACATGGATTGGGACAATCCCAAGCAGAAttacaggctgggcagagaatggattgagagcagccctaagGAGAAGAACCTAGGGGTATTGGCTGGTGAGAAGCTCAATATGACCTGATAGTTGCACTTGCAAGCcccgtatcctgggctgcatcaaaagaagtgtaaccagcaggtcgagggaggtgattctcacCCTCCACTCCGTTgtcatgagaccccacctagAGTAATGCATTCGGCTCTGGGGCCCCCACcataaaaaggacatggacctgttggagtaaGTCCAGAGGAGGGGCATGAAGCCATGAAGATGAggagagggctggaacacctctcctatgaagacagactgagagctggggttgttcagcctggagaagagaagactccaGCAAGACCTGGAGTCACTCCTTAAACTCTCTTAacaaaaactgattttctttttaagctacGTAGACCGAGTGTCTTAAATCTTCTACATGTTGTAGTGTTTTTCAGTGTCATGGCTCTTTTATTCAGCATAATTTTTGAATTACTGACAGAAGTGCTGGACAGGGATTTATAGGAACTGTTCACTAATGTCAGatacaaaataaagaatatcTCCTTCATTCTATTTAAGGGAAGTAGTAACAGCATTCATTATCCTAATATTGGACCAGATTCCCTTTGTTATAGGGGCCTTCAGGAGCTCACAAAAAAGTTGTCACATCCACACATAAAAGCATTCCATGCCCAAACAGCTATCTATAAACtaaggaaaaggcaggaaacAGCAGACAGATCTAGACAAACTGGCAAGGAAATATTAGAAATAATGGTTGACATTATAGATGATGGTGGGTTTTTGCATGCCAATAACCTCTGCAGAGTCAGAAGaagttttgttcttatttttaaatagccttGTAAAaggagactt
This genomic stretch from Falco biarmicus isolate bFalBia1 chromosome 13, bFalBia1.pri, whole genome shotgun sequence harbors:
- the CPB1 gene encoding carboxypeptidase B isoform X2 yields the protein MQVDFWQPDSVTLVRPKMQVDFRVEADKSFEVEGLLKENGVEYRVLIDNLQAALDAQFDSKARTTRHSYEKYNNWETIAAWTADIAAQNPDLVSRSVIGETYEGRPMYLLKMGKSHPNKKAIFMDCGFHAREWISPAFCQWFVKEAVKTYGKDPVMTTLLNRLDFYVLPVFNIDGYVYTWTNDRMWRKTRSKNAGRRCIGTDPNRNFNAGWCTVGASKNPCDSTYCGSAPESEKETKALADFIREHLSTIKAYLTVHSYSQLLLFPYSYNYKLPSNYEELNSVARAACKQLASLYNTKYTYGPGATTIYPAAGGSDDWAYDQGIKYSFTFELRDTGRYGFVLPESQIKPTCEETVLAVKYIANYVLEHLY